The following coding sequences are from one Triticum urartu cultivar G1812 unplaced genomic scaffold, Tu2.1 TuUngrouped_contig_4468, whole genome shotgun sequence window:
- the LOC125527874 gene encoding ycf49-like protein, producing the protein MALVWDYGERTGLKGWKGLSWGMVPLLGGAMCACTWHFFYNSESLEVLVALQGALTVIGNITMCIAAYRIYKGSQESTNSNSP; encoded by the exons ATGGCGCTGGTCTGGGACTACGGGGAGCGCACGGGGTTGAAGGGCTGGAAGGGCCTCTCATGGGGGATG GTTCCGCTTCTCGGCGGGGCGATGTGCGCGTGCACGTGGCATTTCTTCTACAATTCAGAGTCTCTCGAG GTACTTGTGGCGCTTCAAGGTGCGCTTACAGTGATCGGTAACATAACAATGTGCATAGCTGCGTACCGCATCTACAAAGGGTCCCAAGAAAGCACTAACAGCAACAGTCCATAA